The sequence CCCATTGTAAAGACAACCAAAGCAACAGCAGCAGCCGTGTACAAGATAGGCTTTACAACCAGTCCAACTAGATGAGCGGGAATACGCAACAAACAGATAGCCCTGCCTTGCAAAGAAGAAAACTTGCAAAGCGCGTCGTTCTCTTCTAACTTAAACGTATTAGCCAGCTCGTGTTTTGCATTAATATTCACCTGACTTACTAAAAAGTTAGTAATAGACATAGCCCTCTAAATCATTTATTTTAAAAATAGAATTTTATTTTAATTTAATATGTTTTTACATAAAAACATAAATTATAAAAGATAATTCATTAATTTACCAGAATTAAATTAAAATATTAATTTTATATTAAAAGAAAAAGAAGAGTTTGCCAATCGTTCAAATTCCATTTGAACGATTGGAATCAATTCGGAAGAATAAGGTGCCCTTATTCTTCCGAATGACGAGGAGGGCCATCAATTAGCTAATGGTTTGGAGAGGCTCTTTTTTACCATTTCTAGGAAGTACTGATGAATGGTCGGATCGGCTGTTAGTTCGGGATGGAAAGAGGCCCCTAGTAGATGCCCTTGCTGGATCAAGACAGGTTCCCCTTCATAAGAAGCCAAAAGCTGAACATGAGACGCATTGGATCGAATGCGAGGCGCCCGAATGAAATAGGCGCGGAACAGCTTTTCATGATCCGGTTGTAGGTGAAGGGGAACAAAAGCCTCAAAGGACTCGATTTGTCTGCCGAAAGCATTGCGCTCTACGGTGACGTCCAGCAATCCGAGCGATTTCAAACGCGATGCCTGCACTTTAGAAGAGAGGAGAATCAATCCTGCGCATGTTCCGAAAACGGGCTTGCTCTCGGCAAAAGAGCGGAGAGGTTCCCTCATTTGGATAAAGTCTATTTGCCTTAGCATGACAGTCGATTCCCCACCGGGAATGATCAAGCCGTCGCATTGCGCCAATTCTTCGGGCTTGCGCACTTCTTTGACTTCAACGCCAAGCGAGCGTAGCATTTCGCAATGCTTGGCAAAGTCACCTTGTAGAGCCAGCACACCGATTCGCATGGTCCCCTACCACCCTCTTTGCGCCAATAATTCTTCGCGCTTCAGCTGCCGAATGTCCAAGCCTTTCATGGCATCCAGCAGGCCCATTGAAATTTGGGCAAGCATCTCCGGATCTTGATAGTAAGTTACAGCAGCGACAATCGCGCGCGCGCGCTCGGCAGGATCTTGAGCCTTAAAAATGCCTGAGCCTACAAAGACGGATTGGGCTCCAAGCTGCATCATCAAGGCTGCATCAGCAGGAGTTGCGATTCCACCAGCGGCAAAATTGGGAACAGGTAGCACACCTGTCCGCGCCACTTGTTGGACCAAGTGAAACGGCGCTCCTAAACGCTTAGACTCCGCCATTAATTCCGATGCATCCATGGCCATCAAGCGGCGGATCTCGCGATTGACCGATCGCATATGACGGACTGCTTCGACAATATTTCCCGTTCCAGCCTCGCCTTTTGTACGGATCATTGCAGCCCCTTCGCCAATGCGTCTTAACGCCTCTCCCAAATCGCGGCATCCACAGACAAAAGGCACTTTAAACACATGCTTGTCAATGTGGTTTTCTTCATCTGCCGGGGTCAATACTTCGCTCTCATCAATAAAATCAATCTGCAGGGCTTCTAAGATCTGCGCTTCCACAAAGTGCCCGATGCGACATTTTGCCATGACAGGAATGGTGACAGCTTCTTGAATTTTTTGAATAAGCTCCGGATTTGACATGCGCGCAATTCCACCTTGAGCGCGGATATCCGAAGGGATTCTTTCCAAGGCCATGACGGCAACAGCTCCTGCTTCTTCAGCAATTTTAGCCTGCTCAGGATTGGTGACATCCATGATGACACCGCCTTTCAGCATTTCTGCTAAAGCCACTTTAACTTCAAATGACCCTTTTTCACTGTGGGCTGAATTTTCTTTTGTCATAGACTTTCTCATTAAAGTTGTAAAAATGGATTACTGGCTTGATTAAACAGGTTGCCCTTTCTGCGGCGCTTAAGTTCTGAGCGCACGGAAAAAAGCAAGTCCTGATCAAAATCTTTATTGGAAATCCACTGAAGATATTGCAGAGGAACTTCTTTTAGCGGACGTCCTTTATGCTTGCCAAGCGGCATCGTCGACATTAAGATCGGCCGCGACAAGGCGTCAAACAGCTGCTCTGTCGTTTTATAGCGCTTTGAAAGGTGCTTAAAAACTTCCTTATTGACGACCACATCGCTCATAGCCCGATGAGCGCCTTCTAAAGGAATATTAAAATGCTGACGCAGATATTCAAGCGAGTTGATTGGACTTTCTCCGTAAAGGCGTGCCATTCTCAGCGTATCTAAAAATCGATTCTGGCGGATTTTGCAAGGAATGCTATGCCTTTCAGCAGAAGTTGCCAAAATATCGATATCAAACCCTACTCCATGCCCTACAATAATATGATCGCCAATCATTTTCAAGATATCAGGCAAGACTTGGGCAATAGTCGGCTTATCCTTCACCATGTCCGGCGTAATGTGATGAATGGCTATTGACGTTTCTGGAATGGGGCACTCGGGATTAACCAAACTCTCCATTTGGGCATAAATTTGATTGGCATCGAAACACATAACCGCCACTTCAATCACGCGGTCCTGCTGAGCATCTAATCCCGTTGTCTCGCAATCGATGCAAACAAATTTTTGTTTTTCTATATCTGGCATACTTTCTCTTTTATTCGCATAAAGCGAAGCTTTTATTCCTCTTCCGATGCGTCTTCCTGTGCTTCATCCTGCAAAGCATCATGGATCATCGACATTAATTCCCGCTGTCCTCTATTTTTGAGCACAGAATAATAAACGTAATGCAAATTAGCTACATTTAACGTATCTAAGATTTTTTCTGTATTGAGCCTCAGCTCTTTTTGATTAACTTTGTCCACCTTAGTCAAAACTAAAATCAACGCTTTTTGCTGATGCAATACCCAATCCAAAAATTGCAGGTCTTCCTCATTGGGAACCCGGCGAATATCCAATAAAAACAAAATCAGCTTCAGCGTTTCCCGTTGCTGCAAATAGGATTGGACCATAGGCCCCCATTGCTTTTTAACAGCCAGCGGCACTTTTGCATATCCATATCCTGGCAAATCAGCAAAGGCAATCTCATCGTTCAAAGTAAAGAAGTTAAGCGCCTGCGTCTTCCCAGGTGTCGCCGACGTTTTGACAAGATGTTGGGTATGGAAAAGATGGTTGAGCAAACTCGATTTTCCGACATTGGAGCGCCCCGCCACAGCCACTTCAGGCAATAGTTGTCCTGAAAGTCCTCGAATGGCAGGATAATCTTTCGGAAAAACCGCCGTTTTAACAAATTTAGCCCGAACAACCTTTTTCATATTCCCCTTCTTTTAAAATGATAATCATTCGCTCATCCCCTCCTTGGTGGGCAAGAGTCACATGAATGCAATGAAGAGGAAGAATAGGCGCAATTCTTTCAGACCACTCAATACAACAGATGCCATTCGCCTCAAAATACTCTTCAAACCCCATGCTCAAAAATTCATCCGCATCACTAAGGCGATATAAGTCAAAGTGATAAATGGTTTTTACGCCCTCATAAATATTTAAATAAGTAAAAGTGGGGCTTTGAACAATAGAGGGATCCAGCTGGCCGGCTCCGGCCACTAATCCTTTAATAAACGTTGTCTTTCCTGCTGCCAAATCACCAAAGAAACAAATGACAGAATGAAGGGGTAATTGTTTTCCAAAAGCATGCCCAAGCAAAAAAGTCTCTTCGGCTGAATGCGAAAAATACTGTTTCATGATAGGCACGCTTTTCAGGCTCTTAAAGCCTGTCCTCAAACTGCTAATAGTAGATTTCGAATTCTTTCCCGCTTGGCGTGTCCCTAAATAGCTAATGGCCTAGATTCGAGTTCTTTTCCCTAGGAACTATGAGATAGCGGCTTCAGATTATGCCTCCTAGAAAGAAAATAATTGCGAATATAAGCCATTGTAAGTTTGCAGATAGGTTATTAGTCCTCTGCCTCAACCCATCTTTCAACATAAGGAATAAATTCGTCAAATTCAGCCAGCGCTTCTACAAAAGCCGTAATTTTATCCTCTACGAGCTGCTTTTGAATAAAACTTAAGAAATGGTCTTCTATCTTAAATTTATTTTGATTCTGCACCTCTACTAAAGATAACTTTTTCAAATAGTTTCGCTTAAAATCCTCTACGACCGATTCTTTGCTATTAAATAGCTTGCCGCTTAAAACGGAAGAATAAACGACTTTCTTGATTGGCTCTTTGGGCGCCTTTGTCTTATTGATGTAGCTTTTAATGACTTCCGGATCTTCGGAAACAAAGAAACGCTTAACTCTCAGTCCACCGACCCTTTCCGTATTTTCCGGACACTTAGAAACCCAGTCATAGATGGCATCCTGCGGATTAGGATGCGTATTATCTCCAAAAACTTTTCCTGTAAAAGGACAAATATAAATCTTCTTAGTCTCTTCATTGACGCTGGCATGGCCAAAGCCGATCTTAATTTCTGTTTCATGCCAGAGTTTGCCTTCGCTTTCCAACTGACGGACTGCATCCTCTGCACTTTGATAAATAATTTTATCTTTTGGAAAAAGAACCGGTTGAAGGTTAAATTTATGTTCAATAAAACATAAATAAGTGTTGATCAATTCTGCAGGACGATTTTCTTCAAGAAATTGTTCTAACACTTTTTTTTGTTCATCTGTTATGACAACTTTTGTCATTGAAAACCTCTTACCGGAAATTTAAATTTTAAACTTACTCATGAAATTACTGTAATAAGATTAGCCTGTAAAGTATTATCATTCAAGACAATTTTCACTGGAAAGACGAGGAAAGGCATATGCTAAAGATTCAAGAAATTCCTACACCTGGCTATGAAAAAGTCCTTGAAGCCCAAGATTCAGAGATCGGCCTTCACTGCTTTATCGCCATCCATAACACGGCAATAGGTCCGGCTATGGGAGGCATGCGCGTTTATCCCTACGCTTCTCGTGAAGACGCCCTTACTGATGCTCTTCGTCTTTCTAAAGCCATGACATATAAGTCGGCCTTGGCAGAAAATGGACTCGGAGGAGGAAAGAGCGTAATTATTGCCAATTCCAAAACAGATAAGACGCCTGCTCTTTTGCAAGGTTTTGCCGAAGTCGTCAACACCTTGAAAGGCAAATACATTGCCGCCGAAGATGTCGGTTCTACGCCTGAAGATATGGCCATTATCCGTACACGCACTCCCTATGTAGGAGCCTTGCCCACAGAAAAAAGCAGCGGCGATCCCAGCCGCTTTACAGCCTGGGGCGTCTACCGAGGCATGCGGGCTGTTGCCAGAAAGCTATGGAACGACGAAAGCTTAAGAAAAAAAATTATCGCCATCCAAGGCCTTGGCCACGTGGGAAGCAAATTGGCCAATATATTATTCTGGGAAGGCGCTTATCTTATCCTCTGCGATAAAGATCCCCTAGTCACTCAAGAACACGCCCGTCTTTATGGAGCTCAAATCATTGATACTAAAGACTTTATCAGCATCCCTTGCGACATTTTAGCCCCTTGCGCCCTGGGAGGAATCATTAATGAAAAAACATTACCGCAGCTGCACTGCAAAGCTGTTGCCGGAGCAGCCAACAATCAACTTTTAAATGCTGAGGCAGGACGCGAATTAATGCGCAAAGGCATTCTCTATGCTCCTGATTTTGCAATCAATGCGGGAGGCATTATTAATGCGGCGGCAGAGTTTGACCCGCAAGGCTATGATCCCAAACTGGCGCGCGACCGTGTTAACCATATTTATGATACGCTTTTGGAGATCTTCAATAAAGCGGAAAAAGAGCATAAGCCCGCTAATCAAGTGGCCGATGAATTAGCAGAATACAAACTTCAGCACTTGATAGGCAAGCGCCAGTCCCCTCTCTCTTTTGCAAAATAAGGCACATGGTCGATCTTGCAGGTGTCCGCCTGCGTTTGGAGGATAAAGGCAAAGAGCATGTCTTGTAAAATTTTTCCAATTTCGGGAAAAGGCCTCGACAATCACTGTTTGAGAAAGGATAGATTGTAGCTGACGGTTCTCATGATGATTTGTTGAAGACAAATGAATCGTATAAAAGGTTATGGAATAGGCAAGTATTAATCTAGCCAGATTAAGTCTAGATCAGCTCATATTATTGTAATCATCTATCCATTTTGGCAGCTGATCCAAAAAGCCTTAGCATCTTGAAGATTGCCAAAATAAACATAATCTCGTTTAAAAGTCTTAACAAAAGCCTCAGCCATGCCCTTACTTTCTGGACTCTAAGCTGGAGCTGCTCTTATTTCTAAACCAAGCAATCTTCCAAAGTTTACTGCTTCTTTGGCTGTATAACAGCTGCCATTATTGCAACCCTATATGGACTTTTGGCCGGCCAAAGCCATATTCGACAGTCTCTAGCATTAAGTCTCTAATCATTTGGCCATCAATGCCTATGGTTGAGGCAACATAGCGCATAATCTCTCTATCACAAGTATCTAAAGAGAAAGCAACATGAACGCGATCTCCATTGAAGCACTGAATAGAGAAGCTATCCGAGCACCATCTTGTATTGCTAAAAAGAGTCTCTACTTTACCTGTATGAGCTCTGCTTGGCTTTCTTGCAGGCTTTTGTAATAAAAGATGGGATCTGCTCATTAACCGAAAAATCCTTTTATGATTAACGAGTTTTTCTCCTCTTGCCGCTAGCTGCTTATTAATAAGAGCTGTCACTCTTCGATATCCATAACTCGGCCTGTCTTTAATGACTTCTTTTATTAAAGCAATCATCCGCTCGTCATGTGCCTTGCAAGAAAGGGCAGGCTTAGGAGAAGAGGGGTTGCATAAGATTAGACCGAGATACGTGCATAGTTCCTGCTATTTTCCTTATGCTAAATCGTTTAAGTTTGATAAGGACTGCCGCGAGATGAGTTTTTTTTCCTGCCCTATCTTGATCGCTTCTTTTAAAATCTCATTTTCTAGCGTCTTCTTACCCAGCATGCGCTCCAATTCTCGGATGCGCTTTTCCATTTCCTTGGCTTGGCTCTTAGGGATAAGTTCTTCTCCACTTTGAATTCCTTGAAGGGCTCCTTCTTCCATCTGTCTCCTCCATGCAAAAAGTTGATTTGGTGTTATACCCTATCTTCTTGCAACTTGGGAAACAGATTGTCCTTCCAAATAAGTCTCTTTAATGATTTGTTTCTTCTCTTCCAAAGACCAGCGTCTTCTTTGTTCTACTGATGTAATGAGTTTACAATTAGTCATAAATCTAGTCATACTCCTATATTTTAAGAGCAAACTAGGTGGTCCTGGGGAGCACGACATCATTGATCTAATGTAATTAGCCATCCAAAAACTTTGCTTGCTGGGCAATAGTCATGGCGCCGAGCTTGGCGCGCCATCCTAATCCCCTTAAAGGCTTCCGTCCGCCAACCGAATCCCCTGAGAAAAAAACAGAGAAAAAGAAGACCGATGTCGATTCTTTGAAATTGCTTCTTGCGACTCCTGAAAGCATAGTCAAAAATGTCATAGCTGCTGAAAGGGCTATGGAAGCCAAGCAACAAGAAAAAGACAGGGTTGCAGCAGAAAAGAAAAAACGCATCCGTGAACAGGAAGAAAATCGCGAAATCCGTCATGAAAGCTATAAAAAAGCGGAAATCCAAGGAATTGAAAAACAGCATGACACTTTAAAGCATGAAATAAACGATCAGGAAAGAGGCCGTCCAGCCCCCTTAAATCCGACGAAACGCAGGCGCATCGAACCTT comes from Candidatus Protochlamydia phocaeensis and encodes:
- the pdxT gene encoding pyridoxal 5'-phosphate synthase glutaminase subunit PdxT — translated: MRIGVLALQGDFAKHCEMLRSLGVEVKEVRKPEELAQCDGLIIPGGESTVMLRQIDFIQMREPLRSFAESKPVFGTCAGLILLSSKVQASRLKSLGLLDVTVERNAFGRQIESFEAFVPLHLQPDHEKLFRAYFIRAPRIRSNASHVQLLASYEGEPVLIQQGHLLGASFHPELTADPTIHQYFLEMVKKSLSKPLAN
- the pdxS gene encoding pyridoxal 5'-phosphate synthase lyase subunit PdxS is translated as MTKENSAHSEKGSFEVKVALAEMLKGGVIMDVTNPEQAKIAEEAGAVAVMALERIPSDIRAQGGIARMSNPELIQKIQEAVTIPVMAKCRIGHFVEAQILEALQIDFIDESEVLTPADEENHIDKHVFKVPFVCGCRDLGEALRRIGEGAAMIRTKGEAGTGNIVEAVRHMRSVNREIRRLMAMDASELMAESKRLGAPFHLVQQVARTGVLPVPNFAAGGIATPADAALMMQLGAQSVFVGSGIFKAQDPAERARAIVAAVTYYQDPEMLAQISMGLLDAMKGLDIRQLKREELLAQRGW
- a CDS encoding putative quorum-sensing-regulated virulence factor codes for the protein MPDIEKQKFVCIDCETTGLDAQQDRVIEVAVMCFDANQIYAQMESLVNPECPIPETSIAIHHITPDMVKDKPTIAQVLPDILKMIGDHIIVGHGVGFDIDILATSAERHSIPCKIRQNRFLDTLRMARLYGESPINSLEYLRQHFNIPLEGAHRAMSDVVVNKEVFKHLSKRYKTTEQLFDALSRPILMSTMPLGKHKGRPLKEVPLQYLQWISNKDFDQDLLFSVRSELKRRRKGNLFNQASNPFLQL
- the yihA gene encoding ribosome biogenesis GTP-binding protein YihA/YsxC, with translation MKKVVRAKFVKTAVFPKDYPAIRGLSGQLLPEVAVAGRSNVGKSSLLNHLFHTQHLVKTSATPGKTQALNFFTLNDEIAFADLPGYGYAKVPLAVKKQWGPMVQSYLQQRETLKLILFLLDIRRVPNEEDLQFLDWVLHQQKALILVLTKVDKVNQKELRLNTEKILDTLNVANLHYVYYSVLKNRGQRELMSMIHDALQDEAQEDASEEE
- the tsaE gene encoding tRNA (adenosine(37)-N6)-threonylcarbamoyltransferase complex ATPase subunit type 1 TsaE codes for the protein MKQYFSHSAEETFLLGHAFGKQLPLHSVICFFGDLAAGKTTFIKGLVAGAGQLDPSIVQSPTFTYLNIYEGVKTIYHFDLYRLSDADEFLSMGFEEYFEANGICCIEWSERIAPILPLHCIHVTLAHQGGDERMIIILKEGEYEKGCSG
- a CDS encoding DUF2709 domain-containing protein encodes the protein MTKVVITDEQKKVLEQFLEENRPAELINTYLCFIEHKFNLQPVLFPKDKIIYQSAEDAVRQLESEGKLWHETEIKIGFGHASVNEETKKIYICPFTGKVFGDNTHPNPQDAIYDWVSKCPENTERVGGLRVKRFFVSEDPEVIKSYINKTKAPKEPIKKVVYSSVLSGKLFNSKESVVEDFKRNYLKKLSLVEVQNQNKFKIEDHFLSFIQKQLVEDKITAFVEALAEFDEFIPYVERWVEAED
- a CDS encoding Glu/Leu/Phe/Val family dehydrogenase — its product is MLKIQEIPTPGYEKVLEAQDSEIGLHCFIAIHNTAIGPAMGGMRVYPYASREDALTDALRLSKAMTYKSALAENGLGGGKSVIIANSKTDKTPALLQGFAEVVNTLKGKYIAAEDVGSTPEDMAIIRTRTPYVGALPTEKSSGDPSRFTAWGVYRGMRAVARKLWNDESLRKKIIAIQGLGHVGSKLANILFWEGAYLILCDKDPLVTQEHARLYGAQIIDTKDFISIPCDILAPCALGGIINEKTLPQLHCKAVAGAANNQLLNAEAGRELMRKGILYAPDFAINAGGIINAAAEFDPQGYDPKLARDRVNHIYDTLLEIFNKAEKEHKPANQVADELAEYKLQHLIGKRQSPLSFAK